The sequence below is a genomic window from Lolium perenne isolate Kyuss_39 chromosome 7, Kyuss_2.0, whole genome shotgun sequence.
AGCAGCGGGAGGAGCAGCATCTCGCCGGTGGCCGGGTTGGCCAGGGTGATGGCGCCGCCGGGCTCCTTGGTGTCGCACAGGCAGAGCAGGCCGTTGCACGTGCCCACCACGCACATGCTCTCGTAGCGGTCGCCGGCGCAACGTCCGGTCCAGAGCTCTCGGCGGCGTCCTGATGACAGGTTGTCCACGACGTACGAAGATCTTTCGGTCTGGACAAGGATCGCCGCGCGGCTACGCATCTCCGGCGTGCGCTGGTCGACCACGTCGCGCCAGGTCCGGCAGACGAGGCGGAGCAGCCGCCGGCAGCTCGGCGGGAGCCGCGTCAGGATCTCCACGAGGACGTCCGGTGCCGCGGGGAACTTCCAGCCCTCGCCATCCATGGGCGTAGTGGCGGCCATCGTCTGCCTGTTGGATATCCTGAACCCCCTGTTTCAGATTCAGTTACACTGTTACAGGAACCAGCCCAGTAGGGCTTTGCTCGCCAGTCTTGCCGTTGAATCTGACCCGTGGGCTCTAAAATAATGGAATGTGAGGTCTACTTGGTTCTCAAGTTTCCAACGATTGCGGCGTATATATCTCGGCAAATGGTATCAGCTGATCTTCCGGATCGGATAATATCTTCGATTGTATCTCGGCATTCTTGTGCCCGTTCAAATCAAAACATGCCAATGCGGCACTAGAGGCAGTGAATTGCGCCTTGCGCGTACAGAAACAAGTAGCGGACGAGGAACAAGATGCAACTATTTTGGTCGACTCTGCCACTCTACACTTTTTTTTTAGACAACAGGGGTCACCTCCAGCTCCATTTTCATAGAAAGGAAGCTAAGTTTTACAGAAAGGAAAACAAAACCAAAGGCTAAAGGACAGGTTTTCGCTGGGGAGTTTGGCTGCCATCCCAGCCAAATCCAAAATACCAGCAAAAGACCTGAAAAAATCACTAAACAGTCTCGCAAACTAAACGACGACTAGAGAAAGTAACACAAATACGACTAGTTTGATTACAGACTTAAGGAGGAAACATAACCCTGCACTAACAAGAAAGTTCCTTTTCTCTCGACACTTGCCAGACCTTCTTCTCCTTTCCCCTGGTTCTCTTCTCCACAGAGGTGATCAAGTAACCACATGGATCTTGTGGGATTCGCCAGGGTTGTCCAGGAGATAGGTCAGTGTCGCCCTTCCTTCGTAGCTCAAGTTCCAGGTAGAGATCCAGTCGAAAGAGGGCACCTTACCCCACTGGAAGGCAAAGTGAAGCTTTTAAACTGGCTAGCAGTAGGTCCATGAACTGAGTGTTTCTTCCAGAATCTAGTTCCTTGAAAGGTTTCTTCCAGTCTCGAAGGAGAAAGAACACCCTTCGCCACACCTGTTTCACATTTATCCAAGTAGTCTTATTAAACACAAGACTATTCCTATTAAGCCATAATCCCCACAGAACAGCAGAAGAAGCAACATTATAATGCATAAATTTCTTATTACAAAGCCATTTCGAAGCAATGGATTCAAAATTGGTAACATGCATATCAAAAACTTCTTCAAACAGGTTCCAAATGGATTTAGCCACTACACAATCAAACATAAGATGTTGCACTGACTCAAATTCAGTGCACATCTCATAGTTCATGGGTTTGGGGATACCTCTAGCCCTCAGATTGTTTCTAGTCATGATTTTATTCTGAGAGAAAAGCCACAGGAAAACTTGGATCCTAGGAGGGATCTTTAGTTTCCACACAGCAGGTAAATAAATAGGGGTAAGCCCCCTAAAATTGATCATAGCATAAAGAGAGCTAGAGTAATAAACCCCATATGAGTTATACTGCCATATAAGTTGATCCTCATCTTGGGAAAAGGAAATGGTTCTAGCAATCTATAACAGTTCATACCATTGAATCATCATGTCCTCAGTAAAGGTTCTTCTAAAATTACCTCTGATTTCATGACCATCCCAGATTTCAAAGATAGTTTTGTTTTGTTGATTAGAAACAAAATATAAATCCCAAAATTGAGTGGCCAAGGGAGAATTACCAAACCAAATATCCTCCCAAAATTTAATGGATTTACCATTACCCACCTGCCATTTATACCCAAATTTCACTGCCTTAGAGGCCCACATAACGCCCTTCCAAAAGGTGGAAGGCTGGAGATCATGGCAGGACATGATGTTTGGGTTTTTGTGTTATACTTAGCATCTAGAACCCTTCTCCACAGAGCCCCCTCACTCTGGATATACCTCTTCATCCAAGATCCTATCAAACAGATATTTAAATCCTGTAGGTTTGGAATTCCTAGCTCTCCAAAATCTTTTTTCATACAAATGGAAGGCCAATTGGCCAAGTGTATTTTATGATTGCCTTCCTCATCATTCCACATGAAGTTGGCCATTTGTGTGTCTATCAAATGTAGAGCCCACTTTGGAAATTTAAAGAAGGAAAGTAAATAAATGGGAATACCAGCTAGGCAAGATTGGATCAGAATTCTCTTAGGAGCAGAGGATAGGAGTTTCCCTCTCCATCCAGTAATTCTTTTGAGAATATTATTAATGAGAGGTTGCAAATCCTATCTTCTCAGCCTATCATGATGCAGAGGGATACCTAGATATTTGACACATTGTAAAATGTCTAGGAAGGGTTGTGTCTCAACAACATCCATATTAATGGGAATAAGTTCACTTTTACGAAAGTTCACTCTCATACCAGAAATTTGTTCAAAACAGGTAAGAATCTATCTTAGATTCAAAGCAACTCTAGGGTCATTTTTAAGAAACAACAAGGTATCATAAACATATTGGAGGCTAACAATTCCTCCAGGAAGAAAATTAGGATAGAGCCCACTAATCAACCCTCCTTATGTTCCTTTTACTAGCATCCTAGAGAAAACATCTACAATGCAATTGAATAAGAGAGGGGCAATGGGATCCCCCTGTCTCAAACCTTTTCCAGTTAAGAAAAAGTCACACTCAATATCATTCACTTTTACCCCAACAGATCCTTCCTGAGTTATCTGTCTAATAAAACGAATGAAAGTGGGGTtgaacactctaagttctaagACTTCAtaaaggaaatccaagttaaccttGTCATAAGCTTTTTCATAGTCAAGATTTAACACTAGACCTCTGTCCTTACTTTTATGTACTTCATGGATTACTTCATGAGCAGTAACAATACTTTCCAAAATAAATCTTCCTCTAATGAAGGCAGATTGGTGATAGGAAATGAGTCTATCAACGATGTTAGCCAATCTATTGGTCAGTGAAAATCTTAAAAGAGCAGTTTAGGAGACTAATAGGCCTAAATTTTTTCATGGACCTAGCTTCATTCTCCTTAGGAATAAGAGTGATCATGGCAAAATTAAATCTATATAAGTCTAGATCATCACTAAATCAAGCATTAAACATACTAATCAAGTCATTTTTAACAACATCCCAAAACTTATGATAAAACATAAAGGGAATACCACCAGGGCCAGGTGCACCATCTACATAAGACCCAAACACTGCTATCTTGACTTCTTCCTCAGTAAAAGCACTCCCTAGCATGAGATTCTCCTCTAAGGatactttttcattttctgagAAAAAGGTATCCTGAAGTCTAGTAGCAGGTCTTGTTTCTTGTTTAAACATGTCTTTATAATAATCAGTGGCTACTTTGAGCATATCTTTATTCTCAGGGCCCTCAGGTCCATCTAAAACATGGATAAACTTGTTTCTCCTCCTCTGGTTAGCCACAACATGGAAATATGTTGTGTTCCTATCTCTCTCTAAGATATTCCTATCTCTAGATCTCTGTCTTGCTTTAGTCTCCTCAAGGATCCAAAAAGAATTTAGTTCTATAAGAATGTAATCCCATCTCTCCCTCTCTAAGGGAGAAAGAACACAAGTCTCAGATTTAATGTCAAGAGCATCATACTCTCTCATTAAATCTTTCTTCTGTTTCCTAGCAGCAGCTTCATAGTTGCTACTCCACCCTTTAGCCAATCTCCTAAACAGCCTAAGCTTTTGTTGCCAGATATCAACTACATTATCACTATTGACTTCTAAATTCCAAGCTCTGTTTACTAAGCATGCAAATTCAGGGATTGCCAACCACCATTTTCAAGTTTAAAGCCTCCTCTCTGTGGAATTATAGACTCACCAGAATCCCAAACAAGGGGAGTGTGATCACTACCTGATCTAGACAGAACTCTAGCACTAGCTAAGGAAAACTACTGTCAAAGGAAGTGGAACAGAAAATTCGGTCCATCTTACACATGACAGGGTTCTCCTGGTTATTCCCCCAAGTATAGTTCCTACCAGAAAACCCTATTTCCATAAGGGCCCACATTTCTATCCAGACATTGAATTTATCAGCCCACTTGAAATCTATATTACCATTATTTTTATCCTCAATAAATCTAACCAAATTAAAGTATCCACCTATCAGAGCAGGGCCCTCCCAATTAAGGATAAGTTCATGGAGTTCAGATATGAACTCCTGCTTTTTATCATCATAGGAAGAGCCATAGACAGTAGTAATTCTACAAATAAAATTATTTCTTCTATTTTTAACTATAGCACTCACAGAAAAAGATTTGATCTCCCAGGCTAATACATCTAAGAGATCAACATTAATACCTACAAGGATACCACCAGCTGTACCTACTGCTGGCAAGAAATTCCAACTAAAATTCCTATTTCCTAGGAGATTTTTAAGGAAATAATTAGTAAATTTTTCCTTTTTAGTTTCTTGAAAATCAATGTAATCTAGGTTCAGTGGCACTAAATTATCATTTATGAAAAGCTTCCTACCAGGAGCAGAGATGCCCCTACTATTCCAAAAACCACAAATCATGGGTAATTTTTTTTGGGGTGCTTGCCCCGAGATTTCCTAATAACATCTATCCATTCTTCAGCAAGCTCCTCTTGTTGCTCCTTATTAGACAAGGAAGCAACTCTAGGGGAAGAGCAGGCAGAATGCATACTATCAGAATCTATATCTAAATTGACACCAATTATTTTGGCAGCATTATCTAATTCATCATATTGCAAAACATTAAAAGGATTACTAGACATTATACCTTTCATCCTCGGAATCTCCAAGTTATTGTTTTTCTTCATCTCTTGAGCTTTCTCCAAGATGTTCTTGAACCTGTCCATCCTGCTGCTTTGCCTGACAGGTTGCACATGCCCCTATTTTGACTTCTTCTTTGCAGGGAGCACTTCTGTCTCTTGATCAGTAGGTCTAGAAGGAATCTCAACATCTGGCATGATATCATCAGGGAGTCCCACTTCCTGAGAACTCCCCTCCACTGGAGCAACCTCTTCCACCAGATTGATCAAGTTGCCCTTAAGCATTTTCTCACTATACCATAATTTCTTCACCTCCTCATTCACAGTCACATTAGCTGGAGTTTTGTCCCACACGAAGGCACCATTATGATCTACCAGACCTTTCTGAAGGAGTAGCTGGTACACAGCAGAAGCATTTGCATCTTGGGGAAAGCAGTTCTCTCCCAGAGGAGTCTCCATGTATTGGTCCTTATGGTTGTACTGATCATTTGCAGAAGCTTGATTGATATTCCcaagagagaaagattgaggccTTGCAGTAGTACCAGAGCTTCCTCCATTGTCTTGTCCACCTTGGTTACTCCCTTCAGTGTCTCTCTTGCTCTGATCCTCAAGTTCTTCTCCCAACAGATCATCATTGTCTTCAGCAGTAGGGATCACACTTTCCAAGGTGAAGCCTAGGTGAAACAGGTTCCCATGATAACCAAACAGTCTTCCAGGGGCAGCCTAGAAGGATCCCTGTAATGAACCTTCACTCTAACCTCCTGGGCATTGTTTCCGAAAACACTAAGCCAATCCACATGCAATAGTAAGCCACACACAGATACAGCTTGGTCAAGGCTAGTCCACTCACACCACTTTGTTTGCAGTCCAGTAACTTTGATCCAAGCTTCCTTGAGCACTTCCACAGGTTCAGGGTCATCATTCCAAGCCTCCACCTTGACCCAGATGCCCTTCTTCTTGAGACCAAACCTGTGATAGCCAATGACTTCTTCTACCTTAAGGTGAGGAGGGAATTTTACCAGGTACACATCTGACTTCCCAAGCTCTCTAATCTTCCATGGCCAGTTGGTTTTGTAAATTTGAGCAAACTCTGAATACAACTCCTCTCTAGTAACTTCTCCTCCCTCAATGATCACAATCCCACAGTTTTTCTAGTATACCCAACTGGGTTGATCACTGTCTCAGGCATTTCAATATGGTAAATATCCAAGCCTGGAGCACCACTTCCAACATACTTGGCTAGATGGTGT
It includes:
- the LOC127323793 gene encoding F-box protein At3g07870 — translated: MAATTPMDGEGWKFPAAPDVLVEILTRLPPSCRRLLRLVCRTWRDVVDQRTPEMRSRAAILVQTERSSYVVDNLSSGRRRELWTGRCAGDRYESMCVVGTCNGLLCLCDTKEPGGAITLANPATGEMLLLPLLPFSGQYYRPFSWGDGGIATSRHEAYCFAYLPATGKYRVVHVPCYPDPGGEFEAVQVFTLGKKSWRNVPTPGMS